TGCGTTAACATCAATTCGCCGATGTACTCCGGCGGCTTTCTCGGTGCGACGCACGACCCATTTGTCGTCAAAGATCCGATGAAGCCTGTGGAAGACATCTCTTATCCGGCACAGATGGACACGCACCGTTTTCGTGAACGGCTCAAGATGCTGAGAACGATTGAGAAGGATTTTATCGCAAAACGGACGGGACGCAGCACGGAAGCACACGAAGCAATTTACAAGAAAGCGGACGAACTCATCAATTCCCCTAAAATAGATGCTTTTCGGCTTGACGAAGAGCCAATCGCCATCCGCGAAGCGTATGGTATGAATAGATTCGGACAAGGATGTCTCATGGCACGGCGACTCGTAGAAGCTGGTGTCAAATTTGTAGAAGTCTCACTTGATGGGTGGGATACACATCAAAACAACTTTGATCGGACAAAAGAACTTCTTGATATGGTGGATCCAGCGTTCGCAATGCTCCTGAAAGACTTGTCCGAGCGGGATCTCCTCGAAGAGACGATCGTGCTCTGGCTTGGTGAATTCGGACGTACGCCGAGAATCAACGAAAACGATGGACGTGATCATCATACCAACGGTTGGTCGGCTGTTGTCGCAGGCGGTGGAACCCGTGGTGGGCAAATAGTCGGTGGTACCAATGAAGATGGTAGCGAAGTTGTCAATGGTGCCGTCGGCGTACCAGACCTTTTCGCATCCCTCTGCTTCGCACTCGGAATTGATGGTAATGAAGAGAACTATTCTCGCTCCGGACGACCGATTCGAGTCGTCAACGATGGATCGGTGATAGAGGAGTTGTTCAAGGCTTAATAGGTATCAGTTGTCAGTACTCAGTTTTCAGTTAAAGAGGTTTGCTGTTACTTGCACAGTAAACTCAACTGCCACAAGAACCCTCTTAACCGACAACTGACAACTGATAACCACTAAAAATGAGAGTTATCGCTGGCACATTCAGAGGCAGACGCTTGGTTGCACCCAAGGGAAATCGTGTCGTCCGCCCTACTGCTGATCGCGTTAAAGAATCTGTCTTCAGTATTCTGCGTGAACAGATTATTGATGCGAATTTTCTCGACCTTTGTGCTGGTACAGGGAATATGGGAATCGAAGCGTTGAGTCGTGGTGCAAAGCATGTCACCTTTTTGGAGCGTGATTCGCGGTGCATCCAGATTATAGAACAAAACCTTCGGACATGTGGACTTACTACTGAACCTCGCGCAGCCCGCAAACCGACTGATGCGATATCTCTGCTCCGTCGCGATGCTGTGAAAGGAATTACATATCTCCAGAAACAGGCTGCTGTGTTTGAAATTATCTATTTCGATCCGCCCTACGGTACGGGTTTAGAGGGCAGCTCAGAATTATACGCCGCCTGTTTAGCATTGCTGGCTGAGAATTCACTGCTCCGCACTAATGGCACACTGCTTGTTGAACATGCAAAGCAGTTTGTTGGACCTGACACAGTCGGAAGTTTGACCCGGAGTCGGCAGGCAAATTATGGGGATACAGTCGTATCATTTTATGAAAAAGAAGCCGTAGATCTTTAAGCCGTGTGTTATTTATTATAGGGTAATCTACCCTTTACGCGCTGGGTATAGACAGAAAAAATGGAAATTTTGAACCTTCAATCCGGAACACCCTTTCAGATGGGTAAAGGCAAAAATTGGCGTGTCGTACACCCAGATATGGGATCGACACAGTTGACGCTAAACCACGGACTCCACGCTCCCGGTCAAGAATTTACACAGCACTATCATGATGCATCGGAAGACGCTATTGTCGTCTTGGAAGGTGGTGGTGCTATCCGACAAGGGAGTGTCTATACACCGATTGCCGCAGGCGATGTTATTTTTGTACCGGCAGGCGAAGTCCACGGAACAGTCAATACGACGCCGAACAAGGCACGCTTGATTAGTTTCCAAGCACCGCCAGATATGGCACTCTATCGGGGTGAACGGGATACACCAGATGAAGTCCCAACACCGCAAAATGGGCATCGGAGCAACGTTCAGGTACTCAATATGGCACGGTGTGGACCTGTGTTCGGAAAAGCTGCCGATTGGCGAAGCGTCGTCTCACCGCAGAAAGGGTCTGTACATCTCTCCTTAGATTACATCTGTCTTGACAACGGACAACACTTTACGCACGAACCGATACACAGCGAATCAATTTATGTGCTAAAGGATGGGTGTGCTGAAGTGACGGATGACACTGGAAAGACACATACACTCGAACGACATGATGTTCTGTTCCTCTCCCCTGGAGATTCTTTTTCCCTTTCACATGCTGGAAATGAACAGACAACCGTTATATCTTGTCGGGCGGTTGCCGCTGCCATGTAAATCATGGTGTATGCCAGATGTTAAGGGTTTCCCGCAAAATTGTCCAAGTTCAGTCTATACACTTATGCCAAGATGAAAAGGAAATTAATGGATGAGACCAGATGATGTAGCAGTCTCACGGCAGGGGAACCTCACCGTGATAAATCACAATAAATTTCAGATTAAATTCAACCTTTCAAAAGGAACTTGGGATTACATTGATGAGAGCGGTGACACAATTATCCGAAACGGATGTACACAGATAACCTTTGATGACGGAACTGTCATCAAAACCGAAGACGCTGGCACCCGTGAATTTATTACCAAACTTCCCGAGACCGATGTGTTCGGTGATTATCATCAGCTCCGTTTCTCGCATGAGGCAACCGGTAAGGGCGTT
This sequence is a window from Candidatus Poribacteria bacterium. Protein-coding genes within it:
- the rsmD gene encoding 16S rRNA (guanine(966)-N(2))-methyltransferase RsmD — its product is MRVIAGTFRGRRLVAPKGNRVVRPTADRVKESVFSILREQIIDANFLDLCAGTGNMGIEALSRGAKHVTFLERDSRCIQIIEQNLRTCGLTTEPRAARKPTDAISLLRRDAVKGITYLQKQAAVFEIIYFDPPYGTGLEGSSELYAACLALLAENSLLRTNGTLLVEHAKQFVGPDTVGSLTRSRQANYGDTVVSFYEKEAVDL
- a CDS encoding DUF1501 domain-containing protein; translated protein: MDTKLWVPEYDTPELWHKEISRRGFFKSGISSFLGLIAMQHFGSSSFAQLEDVIPRAKHCIVLFMSGGASQLDTFDPKPGTKNGGPFAAIPTSANGIQVSEHLPNVAEQAHHLSIIRSMVSREGNHERARYLLHTGYAPGGAVRHPTLGSITSYYLEDALLDLPSCVNINSPMYSGGFLGATHDPFVVKDPMKPVEDISYPAQMDTHRFRERLKMLRTIEKDFIAKRTGRSTEAHEAIYKKADELINSPKIDAFRLDEEPIAIREAYGMNRFGQGCLMARRLVEAGVKFVEVSLDGWDTHQNNFDRTKELLDMVDPAFAMLLKDLSERDLLEETIVLWLGEFGRTPRINENDGRDHHTNGWSAVVAGGGTRGGQIVGGTNEDGSEVVNGAVGVPDLFASLCFALGIDGNEENYSRSGRPIRVVNDGSVIEELFKA
- a CDS encoding cupin domain-containing protein; this translates as MEILNLQSGTPFQMGKGKNWRVVHPDMGSTQLTLNHGLHAPGQEFTQHYHDASEDAIVVLEGGGAIRQGSVYTPIAAGDVIFVPAGEVHGTVNTTPNKARLISFQAPPDMALYRGERDTPDEVPTPQNGHRSNVQVLNMARCGPVFGKAADWRSVVSPQKGSVHLSLDYICLDNGQHFTHEPIHSESIYVLKDGCAEVTDDTGKTHTLERHDVLFLSPGDSFSLSHAGNEQTTVISCRAVAAAM